Proteins from a single region of Neodiprion virginianus isolate iyNeoVirg1 chromosome 4, iyNeoVirg1.1, whole genome shotgun sequence:
- the LOC124303414 gene encoding ATP synthase subunit O, mitochondrial: MCIGLYAGLLRKPRNFTVHTGLCLSQIFKMAASRMNIIARAFSSTAVQQQMVKPPVQVFGLDGRYATALFSAASKQKSLDAVEKDLIKFQGLLRTDVRLAEFVKDPTIKRSIKVDALKAVGTKASLNQATTNLLSLLAENGRLKNINGVVHAFKVIMAANRGEVVCEVTTAKPLDAETKNKLEATLKGFLKQGQTILLTTKLDPAIIGGMVVSIGDKYVDMSVASKVKKYSDIIRAAV; this comes from the exons ATGTGCATTGGCCTTTACGCTGGGCTGTTACGTAAGCCACGCAACTTCACAGTTCACACCGGACTCTGTCTGTCTCAAATCTTTAAAATGGCGGCCAGCAGGATGAACATCATC GCGAGGGCATTTTCTTCCACTGCTGTGCAACAGCAGATGGTCAAG CCTCCAGTACAGGTGTTTGGACTGGATGGACGATATGCCACTGCACTCTTCTCTGCCGCCTCAAAGCAGAAGTCTTTGGATGCTGTGGAAAAGGACCTGATCAAATTTCAG GGCTTGTTGAGGACAGATGTGAGACTGGCTGAGTTCGTGAAGGACCCAACTATCAAGCGTAGTATTAAGGTCGATGCTCTGAAGGCTGTTGGTACTAAAGCTAGTCTAAACCAGGCCACCACCAATTTATTATCTTTACTTGCGGAGAATGGGCGCCTGAAGAACATTAATGGGGTTGTCCATGCCTTCAAAGTTATCATGGCAGCAAACCGAGGAGAGGTAGTCTGCGAAGTTACCACTGCGAAGCCATTAGACGCAGAGACCAAGAACAAATTGGAAGCCACTCTTAAAGGATTCCTCAAACAGGGACAGACCATTCTTCTTACAACTAAACTTGATCCAGCCATTATTGGAGGCATGGTTGTTTCTATTGGAGACAAATATGTCGACATGAGTGTTGCCAgcaaagttaaaaaatattctgacATCATCAGGGCTGCTGTGTAA
- the LOC124303410 gene encoding dehydrogenase/reductase SDR family member 7, giving the protein MQVLVIDSETRDPLVEPQARRHSKSPSSSYYLFHFIAQVFLDCDLHLAYKEKYGKPIDTLRNKVVWITGASSGIGEHLAYVLASAGCKLILSARREVELLRVKERCIAGNKLLTADDVEVLVLDVVAIETHEEAFKHVINKFGKLDILVNNAGRTQRALWAEIEIDVDRQMFELNVFGTISLSRIAMKYFSKRGEGHIAVTSSLAGVMSVPFSATYTATKHALHGYFGALRLETFGQNTKITIFCPGPTQTPFLAESFTGKSGEKLGEETAVSDAKMSSERCANLFAVALANEIYEAWAAYPKVMLLVHICAYYPNILNLLPKFISSKKFLDMRDSKQVLKTE; this is encoded by the exons atgcaGGTTCTTGTGATCGATTCTGAAACTAGAGATCCTTTAGTAGAACCACAGGCGCGTCGTCATAGCAAATCTCCAT CTTCCAGTTATTATctctttcatttcattgcaCAAGTTTTTTTGGATTGTGATTTACATTTGGcgtacaaagaaaaatatgggaAACCCATTG ATACGCTACGAAACAAAGTTGTATGGATAACAGGTGCATCCAGTGGAATAGGAGAACATCTAGCCTATGTCCTTGCAAGTGCTGGTTGCAAGTTGATATTATCAGCCCGGAGAGAAGTTGAATTATTAAGAGTCAAAGAAAGATGTATAGCAG GAAATAAGCTATTGACAGCAGATGATGTGGAAGTTCTAGTACTGGACGTTGTTGCTATTGAAACACACGAAGAGGCATTTAAGCACGTCATTAATAAGTTTGGCAAA CTGGATATTCTAGTGAATAATGCAGGAAGAACACAAAGAGCTTTGTGGgcagaaatagaaatagatGTGGATCGTCAAATGTTTGAATTAAATGTATTCGGAACGATTTCCCTGAGTCGCAtagcaatgaaatatttttcaaaaagagGTGAAGGTCATATAGCAGTGACTTCAAGTTTGGCAGGTGTTATGAGTGTACCTTTTTCTGCTACCTATACCGCAACAAAACATGCACTACAT GGATATTTTGGTGCTTTGAGGCTGGAAACCTTTGGACAGAATACCAAAATAACCATTTTCTGTCCTGGTCCGACACAAACACCTTTCTTAGCAGAGTCTTTTACTGGAAAAAGTGGAGAA aaaCTAGGAGAAGAAACAGCCGTATCTGATGCAAAAATGAGTTCAGAACGttgtgccaatttatttgcaGTGGCATTggctaatgaaatttatgaagCTTGGGCTGCTTACCCTAAAGTAATGTTATTGGTACATATTTGCGCCTACTATCCCAATATATTGAACTT gtTACCCAAGTTTATATCATCGAAGAAGTTTCTTGACATGCGAGACTCTAAGCAAGTACTAAAAACAGAGTGA
- the LOC124303413 gene encoding 28S ribosomal protein S2, mitochondrial isoform X2, with amino-acid sequence MAASVLGQTLFSKMLNMGCRFRTSRVFSQKLRNLATQSQPQIASKEGTDVPSIDPLKHPDFFGVHKLFTVQDLFKARVHYGHKLGSLDDHMRPYLFGSRLDHLIFDLDITADHLRRALNFTAHIAFNGGIIVFFCRNTQNAHLVDKTAKECGEYSHTRFWRGGIFTNADKQFGDATRLPDLCIFLNTLNNVLNQHTAVRDAAKMCIPTVGIVDTNCNPNLITYPVPGNDDTPVAIELYCRLFKTAILRGKEARKKINNQLKN; translated from the exons ATGGCTGCTTCTGTGTTAGGGCAGACgcttttttcgaaaa TGCTAAATATGGGTTGCCGCTTCCGGACGTCAAGGGTGTTTTCACAGAAATTAAGGAATTTAGCAACTCAATCACAACCTCAAATTGCTTCAAAAGAAG gAACTGACGTCCCGTCAATAGATCCACTAAAACATCCAGATTTCTTTGGAGTTCATAAACTTTTTACAGTTCAAGACTTATTCAAAGCAAGAGTGCACTATGGTCATAAACTTGGCTCTTTAGACGATCATATGCGTCCTTACCTGTTCGGATCTCGCTTGGACCATTTGATATTTGATCTCGATATAACAGCTGACCATCTACGACGAGCCCTCAATTTCACTGCCCACATAGCATTTAACGGTggtataattgtttttttttgtagaaatacGCAAAACGCGCATCTCGTTGATAAAACTGCTAAAGAATGCGGGGAATATTCTCACACAAGATTTTGGAGGGGTGGAATATTTACCAACGCTGATAAACAGTTTGGCGACGCGACACGTTTACCCGATTTATGCATATTCCTAAATACCTTGAATAACGTATTAAATCAACATACTGCTGTTCGAGATGCGGCTAAAATGTGCATCCCCACTGTAGGCATTGTTGATACAAATTGTAATCCAAACCTCATCACTTACCCTGTTCCTGGAAATGATGATACACCTGTGGCGATTGAACTCTATTGTAGACTATTCAAAACTGCGATATTACGTGGTAAagaagcaagaaaaaaaataaacaatcaactgaaaaattga
- the LOC124303413 gene encoding 28S ribosomal protein S2, mitochondrial isoform X1: MAASVLGQTLFFFFAVLNMGCRFRTSRVFSQKLRNLATQSQPQIASKEGTDVPSIDPLKHPDFFGVHKLFTVQDLFKARVHYGHKLGSLDDHMRPYLFGSRLDHLIFDLDITADHLRRALNFTAHIAFNGGIIVFFCRNTQNAHLVDKTAKECGEYSHTRFWRGGIFTNADKQFGDATRLPDLCIFLNTLNNVLNQHTAVRDAAKMCIPTVGIVDTNCNPNLITYPVPGNDDTPVAIELYCRLFKTAILRGKEARKKINNQLKN, encoded by the exons ATGGCTGCTTCTGTGTTAGGGCAGACgctttttt TTTTTTTTGCAGTGCTAAATATGGGTTGCCGCTTCCGGACGTCAAGGGTGTTTTCACAGAAATTAAGGAATTTAGCAACTCAATCACAACCTCAAATTGCTTCAAAAGAAG gAACTGACGTCCCGTCAATAGATCCACTAAAACATCCAGATTTCTTTGGAGTTCATAAACTTTTTACAGTTCAAGACTTATTCAAAGCAAGAGTGCACTATGGTCATAAACTTGGCTCTTTAGACGATCATATGCGTCCTTACCTGTTCGGATCTCGCTTGGACCATTTGATATTTGATCTCGATATAACAGCTGACCATCTACGACGAGCCCTCAATTTCACTGCCCACATAGCATTTAACGGTggtataattgtttttttttgtagaaatacGCAAAACGCGCATCTCGTTGATAAAACTGCTAAAGAATGCGGGGAATATTCTCACACAAGATTTTGGAGGGGTGGAATATTTACCAACGCTGATAAACAGTTTGGCGACGCGACACGTTTACCCGATTTATGCATATTCCTAAATACCTTGAATAACGTATTAAATCAACATACTGCTGTTCGAGATGCGGCTAAAATGTGCATCCCCACTGTAGGCATTGTTGATACAAATTGTAATCCAAACCTCATCACTTACCCTGTTCCTGGAAATGATGATACACCTGTGGCGATTGAACTCTATTGTAGACTATTCAAAACTGCGATATTACGTGGTAAagaagcaagaaaaaaaataaacaatcaactgaaaaattga
- the LOC124303409 gene encoding signal recognition particle 54 kDa protein: MVLADLGRKITSALRSLSNATVINEEVLNSMLKEICAALLEADVNIRLVKKLRENVRAVIDFDDMAGGLNKRRMIQSAVFKELVKLVDPGVKAYQPVKGRPNVIMFVGLQGSGKTTTCTKLAYHYLKKNWKSCLVCADTFRAGAYDQIKQNATKARIPFYGSYTEIDPAVIAADGVEMFKKEGYEIIIVDTSGRHKQEESLFEEMLQVSNAVKPDNIIFVMDATIGQACESQAKAFKDRVNVGSVIITKLDGHAKGGGALSAVAATQSPVIFVGTGEHIDDLEPFKTKPFISKLLGMGDIEGLIDKVNELNLDDNEELLEKIKHGQFTMRDMYEQFQNIMKMGPFSQIMGMIPGFSQDFMSKGTEQESMARLKRLMTIMDSMNDGELDNRDGAKLFSKQPGRVVRVAQGSGVTEKEVKDLIGQYTKFAAVVKKMGGIKGLFKGGDMTKNVNPTQMAKLNQQMAKMMDPRVLQQMGGMSGLQNMMRQLQQGAAGGLGNLMGGFGGKS, translated from the exons ATGGTGTTAGCAGACTTGGGGCGTAAAATAACGTCCGCCCTGCGGTCCCTCAGCAATGCCACCGTCATTAACGAAGAG GTGCTGAATTCTATGCTAAAAGAAATATGTGCGGCGTTACTTGAAGCTGATGTCAACATTAGATTAGTGAAGAAATTGCGTGAGAATGTTCGTGCGGTCATTGACTTTGATGACATGGCCGGCGGTCTCAATAAGCGGAGGATGATCCAAAGCGCTGTCTTTAAAGAGCTTGTTAaa CTAGTGGATCCAGGCGTGAAAGCTTATCAGCCTGTAAAAGGACGGCCTAATGTGATAATGTTCGTAGGTTTACAGGGTTCGGGTAAAACGACGACGTGTACAAAACTTGCCTACCATTATCTAAAAAAGAATTGGAAATCCTGCTTAGTTTGTGCTGACACTTTCCGTGCTGGTGCCTATGATCAAATTAAACAGAATGCCACAAAAGCTAGGATACCATTTTATGGAAG TTATACAGAGATAGATCCTGCAGTCATAGCAGCAGATGGTGTGGAGATGTTTAAAAAGGAGGGATACGAAATAATTATAGTGGATACAAGCGGTAGACACAAGCAAGAGGAATCGCTATTTGAAGAGATGTTGCAAGTGTCAAATGCAGTG aaaCCAGACAATATAATATTCGTAATGGATGCAACAATAGGTCAGGCTTGTGAGAGTCAAGCAAAGGCTTTCAAGGACCGTGTGAACGTTGGTTCTGTTATCATTACTAAATTGGATGGCCATGCCAAAGGTGGTGGTGCACTTTCAGC TGTTGCTGCTACTCAAAGTCCCGTCATATTTGTGGGTACCGGTGAGCACATAGATGACCTTGAGCCTTTCAAAACAAAACCCTTCATTAGCAAGCTTTTGGGAATGGGAGATATTGAAGGGTTGATTGATAAAGTTAACGAGCTCAATTTGGATGATAACGAAGAActacttgaaaaaataaaacacggcCAATTCACTATGAGGGATATGTACGAACAGTTCCAAAACATCATGAAAATGGGGCCCTTCTCTCAAATCATG GGAATGATTCCTGGCTTCAGCCAAGACTTCATGTCGAAAGGTACAGAACAAGAATCCATGGCTAGATTGAAGCGCCTTATGACAATCATGGATAGTATGAATGACGGTG AGCTAGACAACAGAGACGGGGCCAAGTTATTTAGCAAACAACCAGGAAGAGTTGTGAGGGTAGCCCAAGGATCAGGTGTAACTGAAAAGGAAGTAAAAGATTTAATAGGACAGTACACGAAGTTTGCCGCAGTGGTGAAGAAAATGGGTGGTATAAAAGGTCTGTTCAAGGGCGGTGACATGACTAAGAATGTGAATCCTACTCAAATGGCAAAGCTCAATCAGCAAATGGCAAAAATGATGGATCCACGAGTCTTACAACAAATGG GTGGAATGTCAGGGCTGCAAAACATGATGAGACAACTTCAGCAAGGTGCTGCTGGCGGACTAGGCAACTTGATGGGTGGTTTTGGAGGTAAATCCTGA